From the Streptomyces sp. Tu 2975 genome, one window contains:
- a CDS encoding SCO3242 family prenyltransferase produces MKPRDWAELLRVSALFTVPGDALAGAASAGGRPNRGTALAVGASLCLYEAGMALNDWSDRDEDAIDRPHRPIPSGRISPRAALGAAGALTAAGLGLAARAGRPALAVATALSATVWAYDLHLKHTKAGPAAMAAARGLDLLMGAAATLSAAGSRTAAGGGTAAARPDPTVRGARWAATNAAAAAGGPAPAARPAQGAAARGQGPAPAPSRPAFPAGRGGGGVRAAAPAAAVLAAHTYGVTTVSRNETQGGSTRAPLAALAATGAVAAFAARPRGTAAPAAALVLAAAYARTAAVPYLHAALNPSPPLTQRAVGGGIRAMIPLQAALAARSGAGLTGLAVMGLVPLARKLARKVSPT; encoded by the coding sequence GTGAAGCCGCGCGACTGGGCCGAACTGCTGCGGGTGTCCGCCCTGTTCACCGTGCCCGGTGACGCCCTCGCGGGAGCGGCGTCGGCCGGAGGGCGTCCCAACCGGGGCACGGCGCTGGCCGTGGGGGCCTCGCTCTGCCTGTACGAGGCGGGCATGGCGCTCAACGACTGGTCCGACCGCGACGAGGACGCGATCGACCGGCCCCACCGCCCGATCCCGTCCGGACGGATCTCTCCTCGAGCCGCACTGGGCGCGGCCGGAGCACTGACGGCGGCCGGCCTCGGCCTCGCCGCCCGCGCCGGCCGCCCCGCCCTCGCCGTGGCGACGGCACTCTCGGCGACGGTCTGGGCGTACGACCTCCACCTCAAGCACACGAAGGCCGGCCCGGCGGCGATGGCGGCGGCCCGCGGCCTGGACCTGCTGATGGGCGCGGCGGCAACGTTGTCCGCGGCGGGCAGCCGCACGGCGGCGGGCGGCGGCACCGCGGCCGCACGGCCGGACCCGACGGTACGAGGGGCCCGGTGGGCCGCCACGAACGCCGCCGCGGCTGCCGGCGGACCAGCGCCCGCCGCGCGCCCGGCACAGGGGGCGGCCGCGCGCGGGCAGGGGCCGGCGCCCGCCCCGTCCCGTCCTGCGTTCCCGGCAGGGCGAGGGGGAGGGGGCGTCCGCGCCGCAGCGCCCGCCGCCGCCGTGCTGGCCGCGCACACGTACGGCGTCACCACCGTGTCCCGCAACGAGACGCAGGGCGGCTCGACCCGTGCCCCGCTCGCCGCGCTGGCGGCGACCGGTGCCGTCGCCGCCTTCGCGGCGCGGCCTCGCGGGACGGCGGCGCCGGCCGCCGCCCTGGTGCTCGCCGCCGCGTACGCCCGTACCGCCGCCGTCCCCTACCTCCACGCCGCGCTCAACCCGTCACCGCCGCTGACCCAGCGCGCCGTCGGCGGCGGCATCCGCGCCATGATCCCGCTCCAGGCCGCCCTCGCGGCCCGGTCCGGGGCGGGCCTCACCGGGCTCGCGGTGATGGGGCTCGTACCGCTCGCCCGCAAGCTCGCACGGAAGGTGAGCCCGACATGA
- a CDS encoding inositol-3-phosphate synthase — protein MTDGNARTGVWFVGARGSVATTAVAGCAAVTAGLHPPTGMVTETPAFAGAGLPPLSSLVFGGHDTAHCPLPKRAEHLTEAGVLPHGLASAVRADLAAADAGIRPGGPGAGDTRGDEELVTAFAADIEDFRARNALARVVVVGVSSTEPLPEPGALRLPPSSLYAAAAVRAGCPYVNFTPSTGLRTDALTDAVAASGLPHAGRDGKTGQTLLRAVLAPMFVQRALDVRAWSGTNLLGGGDGAALADPAAAAAKNAGKERVLADTLGHTPQGEVHIDDVPALGDWKTAWDHIAFDGFLGSRMILQTIWQGCDSALAAPLVLDLARLLARAHEAGLSGPLPELGFYFKDPDGGPSGLSEQFAALLGFADRLREAA, from the coding sequence GTGACAGACGGGAATGCACGCACCGGAGTCTGGTTCGTCGGAGCACGCGGCTCAGTGGCCACCACAGCCGTCGCGGGATGTGCGGCGGTCACGGCCGGCCTGCACCCGCCGACCGGCATGGTCACAGAGACCCCGGCCTTCGCCGGGGCCGGGCTGCCGCCCCTGTCCTCCCTCGTCTTCGGCGGACACGACACCGCCCACTGCCCGCTGCCCAAGCGCGCGGAACACCTCACCGAAGCGGGCGTCCTGCCGCACGGGCTCGCCTCCGCGGTGCGTGCCGACCTGGCCGCCGCCGACGCCGGGATACGGCCCGGCGGACCGGGCGCAGGCGACACCCGCGGCGACGAGGAACTCGTCACCGCGTTCGCCGCCGACATCGAGGACTTCCGCGCACGCAACGCGCTCGCCCGTGTCGTGGTCGTAGGCGTCTCCTCCACCGAGCCGCTGCCCGAACCGGGCGCACTGCGGCTGCCGCCGAGCTCCCTCTACGCGGCCGCCGCCGTGCGGGCCGGATGCCCCTACGTCAACTTCACCCCCTCCACCGGACTGCGCACCGACGCCCTCACCGACGCCGTCGCGGCCAGTGGACTTCCCCACGCCGGCCGCGACGGCAAGACCGGCCAGACGCTGCTGCGGGCGGTGCTCGCCCCGATGTTCGTGCAGCGGGCCCTGGACGTACGGGCCTGGTCGGGCACCAACCTGCTCGGCGGCGGGGACGGGGCGGCACTGGCCGACCCCGCCGCCGCGGCGGCGAAGAACGCCGGCAAGGAACGCGTCCTCGCCGACACCCTCGGGCACACACCGCAGGGCGAGGTCCACATCGACGACGTGCCCGCGCTCGGCGACTGGAAGACCGCGTGGGACCACATCGCCTTCGACGGCTTCCTCGGTTCGCGGATGATCCTCCAGACCATCTGGCAGGGCTGCGACTCGGCGCTGGCCGCACCGCTGGTCCTGGACCTGGCCCGGCTGCTGGCCCGGGCCCATGAGGCGGGCCTGTCCGGGCCGCTGCCCGAACTCGGCTTCTACTTCAAGGACCCGGACGGCGGACCGTCGGGCCTCTCCGAGCAGTTCGCCGCCCTCCTCGGCTTCGCGGACCGTCTGCGGGAGGCCGCGTGA
- a CDS encoding EboA domain-containing protein: MTQTAPWTRREVEALLADDMARAWLGEALAEAAQAAQAPPAPPSPYTAHSWELRFAAAGRHCGQDNADAVRILLLTQARAGLDTLTRLYRQGSAAERRAVLRALPSLVEGPHAVHLLDDALRTNDTRLVSAAVGPYAAAHLDPHAWRHAVLKCLFTQVPLDDVADLERRARGDGELARMLTDYAAERTAAGRDIPHDLDRVLTLTGEKPQRPQEL, translated from the coding sequence ATGACGCAGACCGCGCCCTGGACCCGTAGGGAAGTCGAGGCCCTGCTGGCCGACGACATGGCCCGCGCCTGGCTCGGCGAAGCACTGGCCGAGGCCGCCCAAGCCGCCCAGGCGCCGCCGGCACCGCCTTCCCCGTACACCGCGCACAGCTGGGAACTGCGGTTCGCCGCCGCGGGTCGCCACTGCGGGCAGGACAACGCGGACGCCGTCCGGATCCTGCTGCTGACACAGGCGCGTGCCGGCCTCGACACCCTGACCCGGCTCTACCGGCAGGGCAGTGCCGCCGAACGCCGCGCCGTGCTCCGGGCGTTGCCGTCCCTCGTCGAAGGACCGCACGCCGTGCACCTGCTCGACGACGCCCTGCGCACCAACGACACCCGGCTCGTCTCGGCCGCCGTCGGTCCCTATGCCGCCGCCCATCTCGACCCGCACGCCTGGCGGCACGCCGTGCTCAAGTGCCTGTTCACCCAGGTGCCCCTCGACGACGTCGCGGACCTCGAACGGCGGGCCCGCGGTGACGGTGAACTCGCCCGCATGCTCACCGACTACGCCGCCGAGCGCACCGCGGCCGGCCGCGACATCCCCCACGACCTCGACCGCGTGCTGACCCTGACCGGCGAGAAGCCCCAGCGGCCCCAGGAGCTGTGA
- a CDS encoding OFA family MFS transporter, producing MTTTDISTSVPFREVTDANGRMYRIGETDIDIMGRKRKWMVILPWVGMMGISSAEYAFASAEDTLHTAHSWSSSHIFWMLGVWVFFQAAVAFPAGKLRESGKLPARWAMMLGAVGTLLGYLSLAFAPHVVVAYIGFGMFSGMGAGMVYATCVNMVGKWYPERKGGKTGFVNGGFAYGSVPFVFIFTGYMDLTNFRWVLVSVGVFLAATVAVAGYFFQDPPKNWWPAEVDPLRKPDDPRTRRALEKNPPAVKQYTPREAWQTGRVALMWFCLLCTSGVNIFGIAFQVPFGDEAGFAGGIVATAMSLKAIVNGTGRGVIGWLSDRYGRKQCLIFVCIVLGLSQYGILWSGNIHNLPLFLLFSSISGFGGGAIFPMFAAMTADYFGENNNASNYGLVYSSKLVSGLLGSGMGAVVVGAWDYAGAFVLAGSISLFAGFVAIFLHPPGRPRKGRIAANPQPISRDMG from the coding sequence ATGACGACAACCGACATCTCCACATCCGTCCCCTTCAGGGAGGTGACGGACGCCAACGGGCGCATGTACCGGATCGGCGAGACCGATATCGACATCATGGGCCGCAAGCGCAAGTGGATGGTCATCCTGCCGTGGGTGGGCATGATGGGCATCAGCTCGGCGGAGTACGCGTTCGCGTCCGCCGAGGACACGCTGCACACCGCGCACAGCTGGAGCAGTTCGCACATCTTCTGGATGCTCGGCGTGTGGGTCTTCTTCCAGGCCGCGGTGGCCTTCCCGGCCGGCAAGCTGCGCGAGAGCGGCAAACTGCCGGCCCGGTGGGCGATGATGCTGGGCGCGGTGGGCACCCTGCTGGGCTATCTCTCGCTGGCGTTCGCACCCCATGTCGTGGTCGCCTACATCGGCTTCGGCATGTTCAGCGGCATGGGCGCCGGCATGGTCTACGCGACCTGCGTCAACATGGTCGGCAAGTGGTATCCGGAGCGCAAGGGCGGCAAGACCGGCTTCGTCAACGGCGGATTCGCCTACGGCTCGGTGCCGTTCGTCTTCATCTTCACCGGCTACATGGACCTGACGAACTTCCGCTGGGTCCTTGTCTCCGTCGGTGTGTTCCTGGCCGCGACGGTCGCCGTCGCGGGCTACTTCTTCCAGGACCCGCCGAAGAACTGGTGGCCTGCGGAGGTCGACCCGCTGCGCAAGCCCGACGACCCGCGGACGCGCCGGGCGCTGGAGAAGAACCCGCCGGCGGTGAAGCAGTACACGCCGAGGGAGGCGTGGCAGACCGGCCGGGTGGCGCTGATGTGGTTCTGTCTGCTGTGCACGTCCGGTGTGAACATCTTCGGTATCGCCTTCCAGGTGCCGTTCGGTGACGAGGCCGGTTTCGCGGGCGGCATCGTGGCGACGGCGATGTCCCTCAAGGCGATCGTGAACGGCACCGGGCGCGGCGTGATCGGCTGGCTCTCGGACCGTTACGGCCGCAAGCAGTGCCTGATCTTCGTCTGCATCGTGCTCGGCCTGTCGCAGTACGGCATCCTGTGGTCGGGCAACATCCACAACCTGCCGCTGTTCCTGCTGTTCTCCAGCATCTCGGGCTTCGGCGGCGGCGCCATCTTCCCGATGTTCGCGGCGATGACGGCGGACTACTTCGGCGAGAACAACAACGCCTCCAACTACGGCCTCGTCTACAGCTCGAAGCTGGTGTCGGGCCTGCTGGGTTCCGGCATGGGCGCCGTGGTCGTGGGCGCCTGGGACTACGCGGGAGCGTTCGTCCTGGCCGGTTCCATCTCGCTGTTCGCGGGCTTCGTGGCGATATTCCTTCATCCGCCGGGGCGGCCGCGCAAGGGCCGGATCGCGGCCAATCCGCAGCCGATCAGCCGGGACATGGGCTGA
- a CDS encoding HAD family acid phosphatase, with product MHARSTRTAGAAAGAVALIFTVAVPAATAQAATTAAAPAPAEVQAQSVDYDTWRRDVAAVVAQARPYIEDRTADPAGEKQAIVLDIDNTSLETHFHPFWKLPTPAILEMRELARYADSRGVAVFFVTARPGIIHSLTDWNLKKTGYPVDGLYVRDLPDLFHEVSAYKTEKRAEIEAKGYTIIANIGNNTTDLVGGHAERTFKLPDYDGQLS from the coding sequence ATGCATGCACGCAGCACCCGCACAGCCGGCGCCGCCGCCGGCGCCGTCGCGCTGATCTTCACCGTCGCCGTCCCCGCCGCGACCGCGCAGGCCGCCACGACCGCCGCCGCACCCGCTCCGGCAGAGGTACAGGCCCAGAGCGTCGACTACGACACCTGGCGGCGTGACGTGGCCGCGGTCGTCGCCCAGGCCCGCCCCTACATCGAGGACCGCACCGCCGACCCGGCCGGCGAGAAGCAGGCCATCGTCCTCGACATCGACAACACCTCGCTGGAGACGCACTTCCATCCGTTCTGGAAGCTGCCCACCCCCGCCATCCTGGAGATGCGTGAGCTCGCCCGCTACGCCGACTCCCGTGGCGTCGCCGTCTTCTTCGTGACCGCCCGCCCCGGCATCATCCACTCCCTCACCGACTGGAACCTGAAGAAGACCGGCTACCCGGTCGACGGGCTCTACGTCCGTGACCTGCCCGACCTGTTCCACGAGGTCAGCGCCTACAAGACGGAGAAGCGCGCGGAGATCGAGGCCAAGGGCTACACGATCATCGCCAACATCGGCAACAACACCACCGACCTCGTCGGCGGGCACGCGGAGCGGACCTTCAAGCTCCCCGACTACGACGGCCAGTTGTCGTAG
- a CDS encoding sugar phosphate isomerase/epimerase family protein, whose translation MTAFNDDSVTGDSLRRSLGVSRRRFLSTCTAAAAAAIAAPVFGASPALAMDTADDRAVDHGRSALVPPHKRGIILYTVRDATGRDPLATDLPSGFREVFKQLSRYGYKQVEFAGYRQHANAPGGADLETVAGAKLMRSWLDEYGLTAQGNHGFIPGSWPLTPSDLDTFKRHLEIANILGMRHMGTGGDPTGSSYRADWDVAAEKWNALGAIARREGIKLYTHNHDSAYGFLLDGGPLDAQGRPTRSSGIRKLEYFLEVTDPRDVWLEMDIYWAHVAQYKFHTYTAHDGSTVEHVFDPAGLVVRHNVRYPLFHAKDGTVNAQNGQGYDMVTFGEGDIDYRRFFRRVGAKNYHNPMIEHDGAPSSTVPGQSLEVARKSYDNLAALRARH comes from the coding sequence GTGACCGCGTTCAACGACGATTCCGTCACCGGCGACAGCCTGCGCCGCTCGCTCGGCGTCAGCCGCCGCCGCTTCCTCAGCACCTGCACCGCCGCCGCAGCCGCGGCGATCGCCGCCCCCGTCTTCGGAGCCTCGCCGGCCCTGGCCATGGACACGGCGGACGACAGAGCAGTGGACCACGGCCGTTCCGCTCTGGTCCCGCCCCACAAGCGCGGCATCATCCTCTACACCGTCCGTGACGCGACCGGTCGCGACCCGCTGGCCACGGATCTGCCCTCGGGCTTCCGCGAGGTCTTCAAGCAGCTGTCCCGCTACGGCTACAAGCAGGTCGAGTTCGCCGGCTACCGTCAGCACGCGAACGCCCCGGGCGGCGCCGACCTGGAGACCGTCGCGGGCGCGAAGCTCATGCGGTCCTGGCTGGACGAGTACGGGCTGACGGCGCAGGGCAACCACGGCTTCATCCCCGGCTCCTGGCCGCTGACCCCGTCCGACCTCGACACCTTCAAGCGCCATCTGGAGATCGCCAACATCCTCGGCATGCGCCACATGGGCACCGGCGGCGACCCCACCGGCAGTTCCTACCGTGCCGACTGGGACGTCGCCGCGGAGAAGTGGAACGCGCTGGGCGCCATCGCCCGCCGCGAGGGCATCAAGCTCTACACCCACAACCACGACTCGGCGTACGGATTTCTGCTCGACGGCGGTCCGCTGGACGCCCAGGGCCGGCCGACCCGCAGTTCAGGCATCCGCAAGCTCGAGTACTTCCTGGAGGTGACCGACCCGCGCGACGTCTGGCTGGAGATGGACATCTACTGGGCGCACGTGGCGCAGTACAAGTTCCACACGTACACCGCGCACGACGGCTCCACGGTGGAGCACGTCTTCGACCCGGCCGGTCTGGTGGTCCGCCACAACGTGCGCTACCCGCTGTTCCATGCCAAGGACGGCACGGTCAACGCCCAGAACGGCCAGGGCTACGACATGGTGACGTTCGGCGAGGGCGACATCGACTACCGCAGGTTCTTCAGGCGGGTGGGGGCGAAGAACTACCACAACCCGATGATCGAGCACGACGGCGCTCCCAGCTCCACGGTTCCGGGGCAGTCCCTCGAGGTGGCCCGGAAGAGCTACGACAACCTCGCGGCTCTGCGCGCCAGGCACTGA
- a CDS encoding TatD family hydrolase, with protein MRIFDPHIHMTSRTTDDYEAMYAAGVRALVEPSFWLGQPRTSPASFFDYFDALLGWEPFRAAQYGMAHHCTIALNPKEANDPRCTPVLDALPRYLVKDSVVAVGEIGYDSMTPAEDTALAAQLQMAADHGLPALVHTPHRDKLAGLHRTVDVIRESNLPTERVLLDHLNETTVKHAADSGCWLGFSIYPDTKMDEDRMVTILRDHGTEKVLVNSAADWGRSDPLKTRKVGDAMLAAGFTEDDVDQVLWRNPVAFYGLSGRLQLDIPEPEGLHEGNSILRGGE; from the coding sequence ATGCGCATCTTCGACCCCCACATCCACATGACGTCCCGCACCACCGACGACTACGAGGCGATGTACGCCGCCGGTGTGCGCGCCCTCGTCGAGCCGTCGTTCTGGCTGGGCCAGCCCCGCACCTCACCGGCCAGCTTCTTCGACTACTTCGACGCACTTCTCGGCTGGGAGCCGTTCCGCGCCGCCCAGTACGGCATGGCCCACCACTGCACCATCGCGCTCAACCCCAAGGAGGCCAACGACCCCCGCTGCACGCCCGTCCTCGACGCGCTGCCGCGCTATCTCGTCAAGGACTCGGTCGTCGCCGTCGGCGAGATCGGCTACGACTCGATGACCCCCGCCGAGGACACGGCGCTCGCCGCCCAGCTCCAGATGGCCGCCGACCACGGCCTGCCTGCCCTGGTCCACACCCCGCATCGCGACAAGCTCGCCGGCCTGCACCGCACCGTCGACGTGATCCGCGAGTCGAACCTGCCCACCGAGCGGGTCCTCCTCGACCACCTCAACGAGACGACCGTGAAGCATGCCGCCGACAGCGGCTGCTGGCTCGGGTTCTCCATCTACCCGGACACCAAGATGGACGAGGACCGCATGGTCACGATCCTGCGGGACCACGGGACGGAGAAGGTGCTCGTCAACTCCGCCGCCGACTGGGGCAGGAGCGACCCGCTGAAGACCCGCAAGGTCGGCGACGCCATGCTCGCGGCCGGCTTCACCGAGGACGACGTCGACCAGGTCCTGTGGCGCAACCCGGTGGCCTTCTACGGGCTCAGCGGCCGCCTCCAGCTCGACATCCCGGAGCCGGAGGGCCTGCACGAGGGCAACTCCATCCTCCGCGGCGGGGAATGA
- a CDS encoding sugar phosphate isomerase/epimerase family protein, with protein MTDLRLDDALGLLSDLGYDGVGLTLDHMHLDPLAPGLAARTGHVARRLGELGLTATVETGARYVLDPRRKHGPSLLDPDPEARAARTRLLVTAVKVAADLGAHAVHCFSGITPPGTDADTAWKRLEEAILPVLDAAAFAGVPVAIEPEPGHLLENLAGFHQLRTSLGNPSPLGLTLDIGHCQCLEPEPPADCVRAAGPWLRHVQIEDMRRGVHEHLPFGDGEIDFPPVLEALAATGYQGLTVVELPRHSHAGPELARRSIEFLRTAVAKGAPAS; from the coding sequence CTGACGGACCTCCGTCTCGACGACGCCCTCGGGCTGCTCTCGGACCTCGGCTACGACGGCGTCGGACTCACCCTCGACCACATGCACCTCGACCCCCTCGCCCCCGGACTCGCCGCGCGCACCGGCCACGTCGCCCGCAGACTCGGCGAACTCGGCCTCACCGCCACGGTCGAGACGGGCGCCCGATACGTCCTCGACCCGCGCCGCAAGCACGGCCCGTCCCTCCTCGACCCCGACCCCGAAGCGCGCGCCGCCCGGACCCGGCTGCTGGTCACCGCCGTCAAGGTGGCCGCGGACCTCGGCGCGCACGCCGTGCACTGCTTCAGCGGCATCACCCCGCCCGGCACCGACGCGGACACCGCGTGGAAGCGGCTGGAGGAGGCGATCCTGCCCGTGCTCGACGCCGCGGCCTTCGCCGGCGTCCCCGTCGCGATCGAACCGGAGCCCGGCCACCTCCTGGAGAACCTCGCCGGCTTCCACCAGCTGCGTACCTCGCTCGGCAACCCCTCGCCCCTCGGCCTCACCCTGGACATCGGCCACTGCCAGTGCCTGGAACCCGAGCCGCCCGCGGACTGCGTCCGCGCGGCCGGTCCCTGGCTGCGGCACGTCCAGATCGAGGACATGCGGCGCGGCGTCCACGAGCACCTGCCCTTCGGCGACGGCGAGATCGACTTCCCGCCCGTGCTCGAGGCCCTCGCGGCCACCGGCTACCAGGGCCTGACCGTCGTCGAGCTGCCCCGCCACTCCCATGCCGGCCCCGAACTGGCCCGCCGGTCCATCGAGTTCCTCCGTACCGCAGTCGCGAAGGGAGCACCGGCATCATGA
- the eboE gene encoding metabolite traffic protein EboE → MRFRHPDGSTVHLSYCTNVHPAETLEGVLAQLRDHCEPVRKRLGRDRLGIGLWLAKDAARALVTDPAALRGLRAELERRGLEVVTLNGFPYEGFGAEEVKYRVYTPDWTDPERLTHTTDLARLLAALLPDDVTEGTISTLPLAWRTGFDDEAAATARTALTTLAERLDALEELTGKSVRIALEPEPGCTVETTADAIGPLTAVPGDRIGVCVDTCHLATSFEDPEAALAALAAAGVTVPKAQLSAALHAENPHLPEVREALAAFAEPRFLHQTRTLTAAGLRGTDDLDQAVAGGALPDGGPWRAHFHVPLHAPPAEPLTSTLPVLQDTLTRLVGGPEPRTRHLEVETYTWQALPPELRPRTRGQLADGIAAELTLARDLLTDLGLKELP, encoded by the coding sequence ATGCGCTTCCGTCACCCCGACGGCTCGACCGTCCACCTCTCCTACTGCACCAACGTCCACCCCGCGGAGACGCTGGAAGGTGTCCTCGCGCAACTGCGTGACCACTGCGAACCGGTGCGCAAGCGCCTCGGCCGCGACCGGCTCGGCATCGGCCTGTGGCTCGCCAAGGACGCCGCCCGTGCACTGGTCACCGATCCGGCGGCACTGCGGGGACTGCGCGCCGAACTGGAGCGGCGCGGCCTCGAGGTCGTCACACTCAACGGATTCCCCTACGAGGGCTTCGGCGCGGAGGAGGTCAAGTACCGCGTCTACACACCGGACTGGACCGATCCCGAACGCCTGACCCACACCACCGACCTCGCCCGCCTCCTCGCGGCGCTGCTGCCCGACGACGTCACCGAGGGCACGATCTCCACCCTCCCGCTCGCCTGGCGCACCGGCTTCGACGACGAGGCCGCCGCCACCGCCCGCACCGCGCTGACCACCCTCGCCGAGCGGCTCGACGCCCTCGAGGAGCTGACCGGCAAGTCCGTCCGGATCGCCCTGGAACCGGAACCCGGCTGCACCGTGGAGACCACCGCCGACGCGATCGGACCGCTCACCGCCGTCCCGGGCGACCGGATCGGCGTCTGCGTCGACACCTGCCATCTCGCCACCTCCTTCGAGGACCCGGAAGCCGCCCTCGCCGCCCTCGCCGCGGCGGGCGTCACCGTTCCGAAGGCGCAGCTGTCCGCCGCGCTGCACGCGGAGAACCCGCACCTGCCGGAGGTGCGCGAGGCGCTCGCCGCCTTCGCGGAACCCCGCTTCCTGCACCAGACCCGGACCCTCACCGCCGCCGGACTGCGCGGGACGGACGATCTGGACCAGGCCGTCGCCGGTGGCGCGCTCCCGGACGGCGGGCCCTGGCGGGCGCACTTCCACGTCCCCCTGCACGCGCCACCCGCCGAGCCGCTCACCTCGACGCTGCCCGTCCTCCAGGACACCTTGACCCGGCTCGTGGGCGGCCCGGAGCCGCGGACCCGCCACCTCGAGGTCGAGACGTACACCTGGCAGGCCCTCCCGCCGGAGCTGAGGCCCCGCACCCGCGGTCAGCTCGCCGACGGCATCGCCGCCGAACTCACCCTGGCCCGCGACCTGCTGACCGACCTCGGCCTCAAGGAACTGCCATGA